The Coregonus clupeaformis isolate EN_2021a unplaced genomic scaffold, ASM2061545v1 scaf0597, whole genome shotgun sequence genome includes a region encoding these proteins:
- the LOC123485174 gene encoding Fc receptor-like protein 5, protein MELTPVCWQILLLRTLVYSGLGQGGASLSVNPDRSQFFEYESVSLSCEVQGNSAGWRVVRNPERGILSECNTDWGKQQGSSCSVSLIPPDSGVYWCESGSGEQSNAVNITVHDGAVILEIPALPVTEGDSVTLRCRYQGTPSNLTADFYKDGSLIRTETTGEMTIYVVSKSDEGLYKCTNSEGESPESWMTVMTETEKSPGDDPVYSAVKTSNTT, encoded by the exons ATGGAACTCACACCAGTCTGCTGGCAAATCT tgcTGTTGAGGACACTGGTATACTCTGGCCTCGGACAAGGTGGAG cCTCTCTGAGTGTCAATCCTGACAGATCTCAGTTCTTTGAAtatgagtctgtctctctgagctgTGAGGTTCAGGGGAACTCTGCTGGATGGAGAGTGGTGAGGAACCCAGAGAGAGGAATCCTTTCAGAGTGTAATACTGACTGGGGAAAACAACAAGGGTCTTCATGCTCCGTGTCACTAATACCACCAGACAGTGGAGTGTACTGGTGTGAGTCTGGGTCTGGAGAACAAAGCAATGCTGTCAACATCACAGTACATG atggtgctgtgatcctggagatcCCTGCCCTTCCTGTGACTGAGGGAGATTCAGTGACTCTGCGCTGCAGATATCAGGGAACTCCCTCTAACCTCACAGCTGATTTCTACAAAGATGGATCCCTCATCAGGACTGAGACTACAGGAGAGATGACCATCTATGTAGTATCCAAGTCAGATGAAGGACTCTACAAGTGTACCAACTCTGAAGGAGAATCACCAGAGAGCTGGATGACTGTGATGACAGAGACAG AGAAGTCTCCAGGAGATGATCCAGTCTACTCTGCAGTGAAGACCTCCAACACCACAG